From the bacterium genome, one window contains:
- a CDS encoding DUF1569 domain-containing protein → MRRMNAAIDKLAELIPLAEYKAEKVSQWSVGQHVEHSLLATIAMCEALSSSTAGEKTQRFSWSRWVIFTLGRFPRGKAKAPEQVIPEEKPSPERLEELMKTAHACYENAEAADPHQWFRHFIFGVLNKRTTLRLIAIHNNHHLKIIRDILRCSN, encoded by the coding sequence ATACGTAGGATGAATGCCGCAATAGATAAGCTTGCAGAACTCATACCCCTTGCCGAATACAAAGCAGAAAAGGTCTCGCAATGGTCTGTAGGTCAACATGTTGAGCACTCACTACTGGCAACTATTGCCATGTGCGAGGCCCTATCGTCCTCCACAGCCGGAGAGAAGACACAGCGGTTTTCCTGGTCACGATGGGTAATCTTTACTCTGGGACGGTTCCCAAGAGGAAAAGCGAAAGCGCCAGAACAGGTTATTCCAGAAGAGAAGCCCTCGCCTGAGCGATTGGAAGAGCTTATGAAGACTGCCCATGCGTGTTACGAAAACGCAGAAGCTGCTGACCCTCACCAGTGGTTTCGACACTTTATATTCGGAGTTCTCAATAAGCGAACTACTCTCCGTTTAATTGCCATTCACAATAACCATCATTTAAAGATTATTCGAGATATTCTGCGCTGCTCAAACTAA
- a CDS encoding VOC family protein, whose product MNTLVPELGVSDLTTSLAFYRELLGFNVKFERPENKFVYLSFFGSELMLEEDRERNEKDSAWIVEPLDYPRGRGLNISIECPDAKALASQIESAGIELRKEVEEYWYRDNSIEHGELNFLVQDPDGYLLRFAQSLGTRALRS is encoded by the coding sequence ATGAATACATTAGTCCCAGAGTTGGGGGTTTCAGATTTAACAACGAGCTTAGCCTTTTATCGAGAGTTGCTCGGATTTAACGTAAAGTTCGAGCGGCCTGAAAATAAGTTTGTTTACCTATCATTCTTTGGTAGTGAGCTCATGCTCGAAGAAGATAGAGAGCGCAATGAAAAAGACTCAGCGTGGATCGTTGAACCATTAGACTATCCCCGCGGAAGAGGGCTCAATATCTCAATCGAGTGCCCAGATGCCAAAGCCTTGGCCTCTCAAATTGAATCCGCAGGGATAGAACTTCGTAAGGAAGTAGAAGAGTACTGGTATAGAGATAATAGCATCGAACACGGAGAGCTAAACTTCCTCGTGCAAGACCCCGACGGCTACCTGTTACGCTTCGCACAGTCTCTGGGTACGCGAGCACTGAGGTCCTAA